The window TGGCCGGCGCGCGCCGCGCCGCGCGCTGGGCGACGCCCCTGGCGCTGGCGGCCCTGCTGGTGGTGCTGGACCTGGCCGCCGCGCGCGCCCCGCTGGTCTGGGACTGGACCCGCGACCGCGGCAACAGCCTGTCGCCGCAGACGGTGCGCGTGCTGTCGGTCCTGGACCGCGAGGTCGAGGTGGCGGCCTTCTACCAGCGCCTGGACCCGCGCCGCCGCGCCGTCGAGGCCATGCTGACCTCCTTCGGGGACCGCATGCCGGGCCTCGCGTCGCAGGTCTTCGATCCCGAGACCGACCTGGCGCGCGTCCAGGAGTACGGCGTGACCACCGAGCGCTCCGTCGTGGTCACCTGCGGGGAGCGCCGCCGGCGGCTGCTCGACCCGGACGAGACCGCGCTGGTCAACGCCCTCTACCGCGTCGTGAGCGGGTCGCGGCCGGTCGTCTACCACATCCAGGGGCACGGCGAGCGGCGGCTCGACGACCGCGACCGCATCGGCATGTCCGCCTACGCCGACGCCGTCGCCCGCGAGGGCTACGTCCTGCGCACCCTGCTGCTGCCCGCGGCCCCGGAGATCCCCGCCGACGCGGCGGTCGTCGCGCTGGCCAGTCCCCGCGAGGAGTTCTCGGGCGCCGAGCTCGCCGCCCTCGACCGCTTCCTGGCCCGCGGCGGAGCACTGCTGCTGATGCTCGACCCCGGCACGCCCCCGTCGGTGGCGACCTGGCTGCGCCGCTTCAACGTCGGCCTGGGCGACGATTTCCTGGTCACCGCGTCGCGCGCCAACACCCAGCTGCGCGTCGACGAGCTGTTCATGGTCACCGCCGCCTACGGCCCGCA is drawn from bacterium and contains these coding sequences:
- a CDS encoding Gldg family protein — its product is AGARRAARWATPLALAALLVVLDLAAARAPLVWDWTRDRGNSLSPQTVRVLSVLDREVEVAAFYQRLDPRRRAVEAMLTSFGDRMPGLASQVFDPETDLARVQEYGVTTERSVVVTCGERRRRLLDPDETALVNALYRVVSGSRPVVYHIQGHGERRLDDRDRIGMSAYADAVAREGYVLRTLLLPAAPEIPADAAVVALASPREEFSGAELAALDRFLARGGALLLMLDPGTPPSVATWLRRFNVGLGDDFLVTASRANTQLRVDELFMVTAAYGPHEITRGLDGMVTLFPFCQSLLPLAPTTRGVEARTLILSDEDSWSESDPEAVARGRPVFDEGQDRAGPLPFVVALTVARDPDAAEDPLAAPELPADTEVTRRLRELDKVGTDGPRSVIREAEDSRLVVFGDADFAANSALNLYGNRDLLLNTLGWLSRDQVLIAARAPGAGGEPLILTATQRRLAGWICIAAWPLVVGLLATAVVVRRRRHH